A single region of the Ancylobacter novellus DSM 506 genome encodes:
- the hutC gene encoding histidine utilization repressor → MTVQSQIVEPAASLHQRIRADIEARILSGEWPPGHRIPFEHELMAQYGCARMTVNKAIAGLVAAGLVERRRRAGSFVAQPRLHSAMLHIPDIPVEVAARGEAYSYVLLGRRRRLANEKDPVDFSAQSETREVLELSCLHSANGRPLGLEERLISLASVPEAAEADFAVTPPGSWLLHHVPWTEAEHRIRAVSANARAAEALHVPRGAACLSLERRTWRGGETVTYVRQLFRGDAYDLVARFSPQG, encoded by the coding sequence GTGACAGTCCAGTCCCAGATCGTCGAGCCGGCCGCGAGCCTGCACCAGCGCATCCGCGCCGATATCGAGGCGCGGATCCTCTCGGGCGAATGGCCGCCGGGCCACCGCATCCCCTTCGAGCACGAGCTGATGGCGCAGTATGGCTGCGCCCGCATGACGGTCAACAAGGCGATCGCCGGGCTGGTCGCGGCCGGGCTGGTGGAGCGCCGCCGGCGCGCCGGCTCCTTCGTGGCGCAGCCGCGGCTGCACTCGGCCATGCTGCACATCCCGGACATCCCGGTCGAGGTGGCCGCGCGCGGCGAGGCCTATTCCTATGTGCTGCTCGGGCGCCGCCGCCGGCTGGCGAACGAGAAGGACCCGGTCGACTTCTCGGCGCAGAGCGAGACGCGGGAAGTGCTGGAGCTGTCCTGCCTGCATTCGGCCAATGGCCGCCCGCTCGGGCTGGAGGAGCGGCTCATCAGCCTCGCCAGCGTGCCCGAGGCGGCGGAGGCCGATTTCGCGGTGACGCCGCCCGGCTCCTGGCTGTTGCACCATGTGCCGTGGACCGAGGCCGAGCACCGCATCCGTGCCGTCAGCGCCAATGCCCGCGCCGCCGAGGCGCTGCATGTGCCGCGCGGCGCGGCCTGCCTGAGCCTGGAGCGCCGCACCTGGCGCGGCGGCGAGACCGTCACCTATGTGCGCCAGCTCTTCCGCGGCGACGCCTACGACCTCGTCGCGCGGTTTTCGCCGCAGGGGTAG
- a CDS encoding tripartite tricarboxylate transporter permease encodes METLALLGHGIANAATDPAMLLAITLGAFVGLLIGALPGLGPTAGVAIMLPVAVGFEPTVALAMLAGVYYGAMFGGAVTSILLGIPGDAPSVMTVLDGYPLAKQGQAGRALGLATYASFIGGLIGLLGLTLMAQLVSSYALMFGPTEMTALMVLSLSLVTVLGTEDHLKSFLSLALGLWIGMIGLDQIMGGPRFTFGSMFLLDGLDFSLIAVGMFGLGQMFMALEEQTPDAIGAASYSYRSMMPKWRDLIATRGSLGIGSLIGFLVGVLPGAGATAATMMAYGAAKKMSKEPEKFGKGALDGVAAPEAANNSASYGAMVTLFTLGVPGSATTAVLLAGLLMVGLQPGPRLFEEQGDFVWNLFGTFYIGNLVLVFMTILLTPILAAAIFVQRGLLFAGVIGIVIYGIYGIDLDLSAIAVMAGFGVLGYVMEKLKYPAVPLIMGVVLGPLLELGVRRALIASGGDVAVFYQHPISATLLVASVVAVVLPYVGPLLSGRLRAAKI; translated from the coding sequence ATGGAAACGCTCGCACTTCTCGGCCATGGCATCGCCAATGCCGCGACCGACCCGGCCATGCTGCTGGCCATCACGCTCGGCGCCTTCGTCGGCCTCCTGATCGGCGCCCTGCCGGGCCTCGGCCCGACGGCGGGCGTCGCCATCATGCTGCCCGTCGCGGTCGGCTTCGAGCCGACGGTGGCGCTCGCCATGCTGGCCGGCGTCTATTACGGGGCGATGTTCGGCGGCGCGGTGACGTCGATCCTGCTCGGCATACCCGGCGACGCGCCCTCGGTGATGACCGTGCTCGACGGCTATCCGCTGGCCAAGCAGGGACAGGCGGGCCGCGCGCTCGGCCTTGCCACCTACGCCTCCTTCATCGGCGGCCTCATCGGCCTGCTCGGCCTGACGCTGATGGCTCAGCTCGTCTCCAGCTACGCGCTGATGTTCGGCCCGACCGAGATGACAGCGCTGATGGTGCTCTCGCTGTCGCTGGTCACCGTGCTCGGCACCGAGGACCATCTGAAGAGCTTCCTCTCGCTCGCACTCGGCCTGTGGATCGGCATGATCGGGCTCGACCAGATCATGGGCGGGCCGCGCTTCACCTTCGGCTCCATGTTCCTGCTCGACGGCCTCGACTTCTCGCTCATCGCGGTCGGCATGTTCGGCCTCGGACAGATGTTCATGGCGCTGGAGGAGCAGACCCCCGACGCGATCGGCGCCGCCTCCTATTCCTACCGCTCGATGATGCCGAAATGGCGCGACCTGATCGCCACCCGCGGCTCGCTCGGCATCGGCTCGCTGATCGGCTTCCTCGTCGGCGTGCTGCCGGGCGCCGGCGCCACCGCCGCCACCATGATGGCCTATGGCGCGGCGAAGAAGATGTCCAAGGAGCCCGAGAAATTCGGCAAGGGCGCGCTCGACGGCGTCGCCGCGCCGGAGGCGGCCAATAACAGCGCCTCCTACGGCGCCATGGTGACGCTGTTCACCCTCGGCGTGCCGGGCTCGGCCACCACCGCCGTGCTGCTCGCCGGCCTCCTGATGGTCGGGCTGCAGCCGGGCCCGCGGCTGTTCGAGGAGCAGGGCGATTTCGTGTGGAACCTGTTCGGCACCTTCTACATCGGCAACCTCGTGCTGGTGTTCATGACCATCCTGCTCACGCCGATCCTGGCGGCGGCGATCTTCGTGCAGCGCGGCCTGCTCTTCGCCGGCGTCATCGGCATCGTCATCTACGGCATTTACGGCATCGACCTCGACCTCTCGGCGATTGCGGTGATGGCCGGCTTCGGCGTGCTCGGCTACGTCATGGAGAAGCTGAAATACCCCGCCGTGCCGCTGATCATGGGCGTGGTGCTCGGCCCGCTGCTGGAGCTCGGCGTGCGCCGCGCGCTCATCGCCTCGGGCGGCGACGTCGCGGTGTTCTACCAGCACCCGATCTCCGCCACTCTGCTGGTGGCGAGCGTCGTCGCGGTGGTGCTGCCTTATGTCGGGCCGCTGCTCTCCGGCCGGCTGCGGGCGGCGAAGATCTAA
- a CDS encoding tripartite tricarboxylate transporter TctB family protein: MGTALLDRAFTLVLLGLGLFITWGAWNYGLYQNGIPGPGFFPILAGLMMTILAAALLLRDLSGRMRLAGRIDPVVMLAIAAVTGAIVLFVYLAPLTGMGLAAFAVMVGIGYVTEESHRRGRFFLLRLVLVSAGTVVLCHFFFAKVIGTPLVTGPLGF; the protein is encoded by the coding sequence ATGGGAACCGCCCTGCTCGACCGCGCCTTCACCCTGGTGCTGCTCGGCCTCGGCCTGTTCATCACCTGGGGCGCGTGGAACTACGGCCTCTACCAGAATGGCATTCCCGGTCCCGGCTTCTTCCCGATCCTCGCCGGGCTGATGATGACGATCCTCGCGGCGGCGCTGCTGCTGCGCGACCTTTCCGGCCGCATGCGGCTCGCCGGACGGATCGATCCGGTGGTCATGCTGGCGATTGCCGCGGTGACCGGCGCCATCGTGCTGTTCGTCTATCTCGCGCCGCTGACCGGCATGGGGCTCGCCGCCTTCGCCGTCATGGTCGGCATCGGCTACGTCACCGAGGAATCCCACCGCCGCGGCCGCTTCTTCCTGCTGCGGCTGGTGCTGGTCTCGGCCGGCACGGTCGTCCTCTGCCACTTCTTCTTCGCCAAGGTGATCGGCACGCCGCTCGTCACCGGCCCGCTCGGATTCTGA
- a CDS encoding Bug family tripartite tricarboxylate transporter substrate binding protein: protein MPTIRSTRTRRSAPVRAGLVASLALLAATVGWSPAAKAFEPERDVTIVVTSSAGGGSDIITRVLADTITKLKLTKSNFLVENRTGGSGAVGYTYAAKRTEDPYLWANIGVSFFTTPLLGQSPVTYKDFKPLAAVSEDPYIMVVKADSPFKTLADVKKARRIVSGTTGIVSDPALLAKSLETAMGIKADIVPFGGDGEVVTALLGGHIQVQFGNPSEVLPMIKDGKVRAIGVSTKERIPALPDVPTFRESGYDVTITQLRGFVMPKDVPDEVVAYWAGIIKQALDSDLWKTNYLQRFDAVPLYLAGKDFQAEMDKRNADYKTLMTSLGLIK from the coding sequence ATGCCGACAATTCGATCGACAAGGACCCGTCGTTCCGCGCCGGTTCGCGCCGGCCTGGTGGCCTCGCTGGCGCTTCTGGCTGCCACCGTTGGCTGGAGTCCTGCCGCCAAGGCCTTCGAGCCCGAGCGCGACGTCACCATCGTCGTTACCAGCTCGGCCGGCGGCGGCAGCGACATCATCACCCGCGTGCTTGCCGACACCATCACCAAGCTGAAGCTGACCAAGTCCAACTTCCTGGTCGAGAACCGCACCGGCGGCAGCGGCGCCGTCGGCTACACCTATGCCGCCAAGCGCACCGAAGACCCCTATCTCTGGGCCAATATCGGCGTGAGCTTCTTCACCACGCCGCTGCTCGGCCAGAGCCCGGTCACCTACAAGGACTTCAAGCCGCTCGCGGCGGTCTCCGAAGACCCGTACATCATGGTGGTGAAGGCGGATTCGCCCTTCAAGACGCTCGCGGACGTGAAGAAGGCCCGCCGCATCGTCTCTGGCACCACCGGTATCGTCTCCGACCCGGCGCTGCTGGCGAAGAGCCTGGAGACCGCGATGGGCATCAAGGCCGACATCGTGCCCTTCGGCGGCGACGGCGAGGTGGTCACCGCGCTGCTCGGCGGCCACATCCAGGTGCAGTTCGGCAATCCCAGCGAAGTGCTGCCGATGATCAAGGACGGCAAGGTGCGCGCCATCGGGGTGAGCACCAAGGAGCGCATCCCGGCGCTGCCGGACGTGCCGACCTTCCGCGAGAGCGGCTATGACGTGACCATCACCCAGCTGCGCGGCTTCGTCATGCCGAAGGACGTGCCGGACGAGGTGGTGGCCTACTGGGCCGGCATCATCAAGCAGGCGCTCGACAGCGACCTCTGGAAGACCAACTATCTCCAGCGCTTCGACGCGGTGCCGCTCTATCTCGCCGGCAAGGACTTCCAGGCCGAGATGGACAAGCGCAACGCCGACTACAAGACGCTCATGACCTCCCTCGGGCTGATCAAGTAG
- a CDS encoding GntR family transcriptional regulator has protein sequence MPNPQMLYDAEAATASSIADKIYRELENTIIDGGLEPGDRINEKALADQRGISRGPVREACRRLEEAGLVEFKANRGFFVRVLDLQDVLEIYDVRAALFSHAGRILARRINREQIAELADMHVQMEAAVAAGEADQFYVLNRRFHSRIMAFTRNKHLASIYESLDRELHIWRKRALILDGNVRASSAEHALILEVLRNGNPSRIAEVLRDHSLAGRNRLLRTMPEQIARFEGVWDHED, from the coding sequence ATGCCCAATCCCCAGATGCTCTATGACGCCGAAGCCGCCACCGCCTCGTCGATCGCGGACAAGATCTATCGCGAGCTCGAGAACACGATCATCGACGGCGGGCTGGAGCCGGGCGACCGCATCAACGAGAAGGCGCTCGCCGACCAGCGCGGCATCAGCCGCGGCCCGGTGCGCGAGGCCTGCCGCCGGCTGGAGGAAGCCGGACTCGTCGAATTCAAGGCCAATCGCGGCTTCTTCGTGCGCGTGCTCGACCTGCAGGACGTGCTGGAGATCTACGACGTCCGCGCCGCGCTGTTCTCCCATGCCGGGCGCATCCTGGCGCGGCGCATAAACCGCGAGCAGATCGCCGAGCTGGCGGACATGCATGTGCAGATGGAGGCCGCGGTGGCGGCGGGCGAGGCGGATCAGTTCTACGTGCTGAACCGGCGCTTCCACTCGCGCATCATGGCGTTCACCCGCAACAAGCACCTCGCCAGCATCTATGAGAGCCTCGACCGCGAGCTGCACATCTGGCGCAAGCGCGCCCTCATCCTCGACGGCAATGTGCGGGCGTCGTCGGCCGAGCACGCGCTGATCCTCGAAGTGTTGAGGAACGGCAATCCCTCGCGCATCGCCGAGGTGCTGCGCGACCACAGCCTCGCCGGGCGCAACCGGCTGCTGCGCACCATGCCGGAGCAGATCGCCCGCTTCGAGGGCGTCTGGGACCACGAGGACTGA
- a CDS encoding PdxA family dehydrogenase translates to MRTQDGKPIVAISNGDPSGIGPEIALKAMASEEVRRAAAPIIVGSPEVYERDLKLAGAPLEIRLLASPSEATGAPGTVEILPFDRLDLSQCPRGEVSAEAGRYSGASIAHAISLGMAGEAHAVVVSPNNKRAMKDGGHEHTGFEEISRHYTGAGRSIQILMGRKYNLARVTNHVPLRQVADICTRERVLTQIRVLKDSLAMVGLPDPVIGVSGLNPHNGEHGLMGTEEMTDIGPACDDARAEGIKVIGPIPADTVFVDIDKLGLDIVLSMYHDHGNSGIKILEFGHLVNFIGGLPIPVFTVSHGTAFDIAGKGIAGSTNMELSIIAAAKSMRAL, encoded by the coding sequence ATGCGTACCCAGGACGGCAAGCCCATCGTCGCGATCTCGAACGGCGACCCGAGCGGCATCGGCCCGGAGATCGCCCTCAAGGCGATGGCCAGCGAGGAAGTCCGGCGGGCCGCCGCGCCGATCATCGTTGGCAGCCCCGAGGTGTATGAGCGCGACCTGAAGCTGGCGGGCGCGCCGCTGGAGATCCGGCTGCTCGCCAGCCCTTCCGAGGCCACCGGCGCGCCGGGCACGGTGGAGATCCTGCCCTTCGACAGGCTCGACCTGTCGCAGTGCCCGCGCGGCGAGGTCTCGGCCGAGGCCGGCCGCTACAGCGGCGCCAGCATCGCCCACGCCATCAGCTTGGGCATGGCCGGCGAGGCCCACGCCGTCGTCGTCTCGCCGAACAACAAGCGGGCGATGAAGGACGGCGGCCACGAGCACACCGGCTTCGAGGAGATCTCGCGCCACTACACCGGCGCCGGGCGCTCGATCCAGATCCTCATGGGCCGGAAATACAACCTCGCCCGCGTCACCAACCATGTACCGCTGCGCCAGGTCGCCGATATCTGCACCCGCGAGCGCGTGCTCACGCAGATCAGGGTGCTGAAGGACAGCCTCGCCATGGTCGGCCTGCCCGATCCGGTGATCGGCGTGTCCGGCCTCAACCCGCATAATGGCGAGCACGGGCTGATGGGCACCGAGGAGATGACCGATATCGGCCCGGCCTGCGACGATGCCCGCGCCGAGGGCATCAAGGTGATCGGCCCGATCCCGGCCGACACGGTGTTCGTCGACATCGACAAGCTCGGCCTCGACATCGTGCTGTCGATGTATCACGACCACGGCAATTCCGGCATCAAGATCCTGGAGTTCGGCCATCTCGTGAACTTCATCGGCGGCCTGCCGATCCCGGTCTTCACCGTCTCGCACGGCACCGCCTTCGACATCGCCGGCAAGGGCATCGCCGGCTCCACCAATATGGAGCTGTCGATTATCGCGGCGGCCAAGAGCATGCGGGCGCTGTGA
- a CDS encoding sugar phosphate isomerase/epimerase family protein: MLRIGERIFGAGVVHVAAYATTPHDPLVTTERLLRDANLQGVEGAWALDADGMAALRDSFAWSGVDAVMVVGGVMRRKGIDPSADDPATRAAAVAELKTLVETAAGLGCRMMLLCSGPDTAPEERAAAIDRLAGVLEELCAHAVAVRPHDPLWLTFEHFDRELDQKRLLGPTVEATALVKRVRRTHANIGLTLDLSHIVQLGEDIAGAVAAAREVTIHAHVANCGLDRAVPATFGDSHCRFGAPGGAVGVDDVVTFLDALVRNGYGTRTLPTSLPLISIEMKTPEGETPELAIAGGLRMLHRAAAIADAALRRP; this comes from the coding sequence ATGCTGCGCATAGGAGAGCGTATCTTCGGCGCCGGCGTCGTGCATGTGGCGGCCTACGCCACCACCCCGCACGACCCGCTGGTAACCACCGAGCGGCTACTGCGGGATGCGAACCTGCAGGGCGTCGAGGGCGCCTGGGCGCTGGATGCCGACGGCATGGCCGCCCTGCGCGACAGTTTCGCCTGGTCCGGCGTCGACGCGGTGATGGTGGTCGGCGGCGTCATGCGCCGCAAGGGCATCGACCCCAGCGCGGACGATCCGGCGACGCGCGCCGCCGCCGTGGCGGAGCTGAAGACGCTCGTGGAGACCGCCGCCGGCCTCGGTTGCCGGATGATGCTGCTCTGCTCCGGCCCGGACACGGCGCCGGAGGAGCGCGCCGCCGCCATCGACCGGCTCGCCGGCGTGCTGGAGGAATTGTGCGCCCATGCGGTCGCGGTGCGGCCGCACGATCCGCTCTGGCTGACCTTCGAGCATTTCGACCGCGAGCTCGATCAGAAGCGCCTGCTCGGCCCGACGGTCGAAGCCACCGCGCTGGTCAAGCGCGTGCGCCGCACGCACGCCAATATCGGCCTCACCCTCGACCTCAGCCACATCGTGCAGCTCGGCGAGGACATTGCCGGGGCGGTGGCGGCGGCGCGCGAGGTGACGATCCATGCCCATGTCGCCAATTGCGGCCTCGACCGCGCGGTGCCGGCAACCTTCGGCGATTCCCATTGCCGCTTCGGCGCGCCGGGCGGCGCGGTCGGCGTCGACGACGTCGTGACCTTCCTCGACGCGCTGGTGCGCAACGGCTATGGCACCCGCACGCTGCCCACGAGCCTGCCGCTGATCAGCATCGAGATGAAGACGCCGGAAGGCGAGACGCCGGAACTCGCCATTGCCGGTGGGCTGCGCATGCTGCACCGTGCGGCCGCCATCGCCGACGCCGCGCTCCGACGGCCATAG
- a CDS encoding aspartate/glutamate racemase family protein — protein MAPRIALIHAVEVAIAPITSAFARLWPEARCTNLFDDSLSPDRAAEGEGDLTPRMTKRINMLADYAALTGADGILFTCSAFGPAIEEAARRLPIPVLKPNEAMFDQALAAGRRIGMLATFGPAVATMEAEFREAAQAARSDAELETVLVAGAMDALKGGDAETHNRLVAEAAPKLRHCDAVLLAHFSTSRAKAAVEDALGWEVLTSPTSAVTAIRSRISKAT, from the coding sequence ATGGCGCCGAGAATTGCCCTGATCCACGCTGTGGAAGTCGCCATCGCGCCGATCACCTCCGCCTTCGCCCGGCTCTGGCCGGAGGCCCGCTGCACCAATCTGTTCGACGACAGCCTCTCGCCCGACCGCGCCGCCGAGGGCGAGGGCGATCTCACCCCGCGCATGACGAAGCGCATCAACATGCTGGCGGACTATGCCGCGCTCACGGGCGCGGACGGCATTCTCTTCACCTGCTCGGCCTTCGGGCCGGCGATCGAGGAGGCGGCGCGCCGCCTGCCCATCCCCGTGCTGAAGCCGAACGAGGCGATGTTCGACCAGGCCCTCGCCGCCGGAAGGCGCATCGGCATGCTCGCCACCTTCGGCCCGGCGGTGGCGACCATGGAGGCCGAGTTCCGCGAGGCGGCGCAGGCCGCCCGCTCGGATGCGGAGCTGGAGACGGTGCTGGTCGCAGGCGCCATGGACGCGCTGAAGGGCGGCGACGCGGAGACGCATAATCGGCTGGTGGCCGAGGCCGCGCCGAAGCTGCGCCATTGCGATGCGGTGCTGCTCGCGCATTTCTCCACCTCCCGCGCCAAGGCGGCGGTCGAGGACGCGCTCGGCTGGGAGGTGCTGACCAGCCCCACCTCGGCCGTTACCGCAATTCGTAGCCGGATAAGCAAAGCGACCTGA
- a CDS encoding ABC-F family ATP-binding cassette domain-containing protein, whose amino-acid sequence MIRLDSIGKQNGKQIVFIEASATLLKGEKIGLVGPNGAGKTTLFRLITGEEAPDEGQVSVDRGITIGYFSQDVGEMSGQSVLAAVMDGAGPVSTIAAELRELEAAMVDPDRMDEMDAIIERYGEVQGRFEELDGYSLEGRAAEVLAGLGFSQEMIDGDVGKLSGGWKMRVALARILLMRPDVMLLDEPSNHLDIESLIWLEAFLKNFDGALMMTSHDRAFMNRIVNKVVEIDAGALTSYSGDYEFYAQQRALADKQQQAQFERQQAMLAKEIAFIERFKARASHAAQVQSRVKKLDKIERVEPPRRRQTVAFEFQPAPRSGEDVVSLKGVHKSYGARRIYEGLDFHVRRRERWCVMGVNGAGKSTLLKLVTGSTEPDDGTVALGGSVKMAYFAQHAMEVLEGERTVFETLEDVFPQAAQGSLRSLAGCFGFSGDDVEKRCRVLSGGEKARLVMAKMLYDPPNFLVLDEPTNHLDITTKEMLIAALASYEGTMLFVSHDRHFLAALSNRVLELTPDGIHQYGGGYTEYVARTGQEAPGLRN is encoded by the coding sequence ATGATCCGTCTCGACTCCATCGGCAAGCAGAACGGCAAGCAGATCGTCTTCATCGAAGCCTCTGCCACCCTCCTCAAGGGCGAGAAGATCGGCCTTGTCGGCCCCAACGGCGCCGGCAAGACCACGCTGTTCCGGCTGATCACCGGCGAGGAGGCGCCCGACGAGGGACAGGTCTCGGTCGATCGCGGCATCACCATCGGCTATTTCAGCCAGGATGTCGGCGAGATGTCCGGCCAGTCGGTGCTCGCCGCCGTGATGGACGGCGCCGGCCCGGTCAGCACCATCGCCGCCGAGCTGCGCGAACTCGAAGCCGCCATGGTCGACCCCGACCGCATGGACGAGATGGACGCCATCATCGAGCGCTATGGCGAGGTGCAGGGCCGCTTCGAGGAGCTCGACGGCTACTCGCTGGAGGGCCGCGCCGCCGAGGTGCTCGCCGGCCTCGGCTTCAGCCAGGAAATGATCGACGGCGACGTCGGCAAGCTCTCCGGCGGCTGGAAGATGCGCGTGGCGCTTGCCCGCATCCTGCTGATGCGCCCGGACGTGATGCTGCTCGACGAGCCGTCGAACCATCTCGACATCGAGAGCCTGATCTGGCTCGAGGCGTTCCTGAAGAATTTCGACGGCGCGCTGATGATGACCTCGCACGACCGCGCCTTCATGAACCGCATCGTCAACAAGGTGGTGGAGATCGACGCCGGCGCGCTCACCTCCTATTCCGGCGACTACGAGTTCTATGCGCAGCAGCGGGCGCTGGCCGACAAGCAGCAGCAGGCGCAGTTCGAGCGTCAGCAGGCCATGCTGGCCAAGGAGATCGCCTTCATCGAGCGCTTCAAGGCGCGCGCCTCCCACGCCGCGCAGGTGCAGAGCCGGGTGAAGAAGCTCGACAAGATCGAGCGAGTCGAGCCGCCGCGCCGGCGCCAGACGGTGGCGTTCGAATTCCAGCCGGCGCCGCGCTCGGGCGAGGACGTGGTCAGCCTCAAGGGCGTGCACAAAAGCTATGGCGCCCGCCGCATCTATGAGGGGCTCGACTTCCATGTGCGCCGGCGCGAGCGCTGGTGCGTGATGGGGGTGAACGGCGCCGGCAAGTCGACCCTGCTCAAGCTGGTGACCGGCTCCACCGAGCCCGACGACGGCACGGTGGCGCTCGGCGGCAGCGTGAAGATGGCCTATTTCGCCCAGCACGCCATGGAGGTGCTGGAGGGCGAGCGCACCGTGTTCGAGACGCTGGAGGACGTCTTTCCGCAGGCGGCGCAGGGTTCGCTCCGATCGCTCGCCGGCTGCTTCGGCTTCTCCGGCGACGACGTCGAGAAGAGGTGCCGCGTGCTCTCGGGCGGCGAGAAGGCGCGGCTCGTCATGGCGAAGATGCTCTACGACCCACCGAACTTCCTGGTGCTGGACGAGCCGACCAACCATCTCGACATCACCACCAAGGAGATGCTGATCGCCGCGCTGGCGAGCTATGAGGGCACCATGCTGTTCGTCAGCCACGACCGGCATTTCCTCGCCGCGCTGTCGAACCGGGTGCTGGAGCTGACCCCGGACGGCATCCACCAATATGGCGGCGGTTACACCGAATATGTCGCCCGCACCGGCCAGGAGGCGCCGGGCCTGCGCAACTGA
- a CDS encoding alpha-amylase family protein: protein MIPDLWYKNAIVYCLSVESFMDSNGDGVGDFRGLMRRLDYLHGLGVTAIWLMPFQVSPGHDDGYDVADYYGVDPRYGTLGDFVEFTHAAKQRGMRVLIDLVINHTSDQHPWFKSARSDPSSPYRDWYVWSKKKPKNAHEGMVFPGVQKATWTYDSVAKAYYFHRFYEFQPDLNTANPEVQSEILRIMGFWLQLGVSGFRMDAAPFVIAEKGPHVDGKPIEHFNMLRVFREFLQWRCGDSIILAEANILPADDKKYFGVDGDRMHMMFNFQVNQTLFYALASADTRPLTKALKATRPDYATAQWGIFLRNHDELDLGRLSERQRQQAFDAFGPEKSMQLYDRGIRRRLAPMLQNDRRRLEVAYSLMLSLPGTPVLRYGDEIGMGDDLDLPERYCARTPMQWSNEKHGGFSQARKTILPVISEGSYGYQEVNVAEQRRDPDSLLNWMERMIRTRQETPEIGWGDFDIVDVGNKAVLCLRYTWRNNVVVLLHNFHPEGASISFRARPPNGEPDQLVNLLSDDHSEADGKGRHHITLEPYGYRWFRVGSLDYAIRRSE, encoded by the coding sequence GTGATCCCCGACCTCTGGTACAAGAACGCGATCGTCTACTGCCTCTCGGTCGAGAGCTTCATGGATTCGAACGGCGACGGGGTCGGCGATTTCCGCGGCCTGATGCGCCGGCTCGACTATCTGCACGGCCTGGGCGTCACCGCCATCTGGCTGATGCCGTTCCAGGTCTCGCCCGGGCACGACGACGGCTACGACGTCGCCGACTATTACGGCGTCGACCCGCGCTACGGCACGCTCGGCGATTTCGTCGAATTCACCCATGCCGCCAAGCAGCGCGGCATGCGGGTGCTGATCGACCTCGTGATCAACCACACCTCCGACCAGCATCCCTGGTTCAAATCCGCCCGCTCCGACCCCAGCTCGCCCTATCGCGACTGGTATGTCTGGTCGAAGAAGAAGCCCAAGAACGCGCATGAGGGCATGGTCTTCCCCGGCGTGCAGAAGGCGACCTGGACCTATGACAGCGTCGCCAAGGCCTACTACTTCCACCGCTTCTATGAATTCCAGCCCGACCTCAACACCGCCAATCCGGAGGTGCAGTCGGAGATCCTGCGCATCATGGGGTTCTGGCTGCAGCTCGGCGTGTCGGGCTTCCGCATGGACGCCGCGCCCTTCGTGATCGCCGAGAAGGGCCCGCATGTCGACGGCAAGCCGATCGAGCACTTCAACATGCTCAGGGTCTTCCGCGAGTTCCTGCAGTGGCGCTGCGGCGACAGCATCATTCTCGCCGAGGCGAACATCCTGCCCGCCGACGACAAGAAATATTTCGGCGTCGACGGCGACCGGATGCACATGATGTTCAACTTCCAGGTCAACCAGACGCTGTTCTACGCGCTGGCCAGCGCCGATACACGGCCGCTGACGAAGGCCCTGAAGGCGACGCGGCCGGACTATGCCACGGCGCAGTGGGGCATCTTCCTGCGCAACCACGACGAGCTCGACCTCGGCCGGCTGTCCGAGCGCCAACGGCAGCAGGCGTTCGACGCCTTCGGGCCGGAGAAGTCGATGCAGCTCTATGACCGCGGCATACGAAGGCGGCTGGCGCCGATGCTGCAGAACGACCGCCGCCGGCTGGAGGTCGCCTACAGCCTGATGCTGTCGCTGCCCGGCACGCCGGTGCTGCGCTATGGCGACGAGATCGGCATGGGCGACGATCTCGATTTGCCCGAGCGCTACTGCGCGCGCACGCCGATGCAATGGTCGAACGAGAAGCATGGCGGCTTCAGCCAGGCCAGGAAGACGATCCTGCCGGTGATCTCCGAGGGCAGCTACGGCTATCAGGAGGTGAACGTCGCCGAGCAGCGGCGCGACCCGGACTCGCTGCTCAACTGGATGGAGCGGATGATCCGTACCCGCCAGGAGACGCCGGAGATCGGCTGGGGCGATTTCGACATCGTCGACGTCGGCAACAAGGCGGTGCTGTGCCTGCGCTACACATGGCGCAACAACGTCGTGGTGCTGCTGCACAACTTCCACCCCGAAGGGGCGAGCATCAGCTTCCGGGCCCGCCCGCCCAATGGCGAGCCGGACCAGCTGGTCAACCTGCTGTCCGACGACCACAGCGAGGCTGACGGCAAGGGCCGCCACCACATCACGCTGGAGCCCTATGGCTATCGCTGGTTCCGCGTCGGCAGCCTCGACTACGCCATCCGCCGCTCGGAGTAG